The following coding sequences are from one Polyodon spathula isolate WHYD16114869_AA chromosome 7, ASM1765450v1, whole genome shotgun sequence window:
- the LOC121318286 gene encoding FYVE, RhoGEF and PH domain-containing protein 6-like: protein MKRMLICNYEAFLKTSLRGNILERLASRKVQLRVADWNSQDQENREVIYLDIKKPPVAPKPKFAVTQKPLPPPVAPKPDIVLSHSAPLPKKTKPIVAPKPRLPKSSSFPEVKPCPQKNNKNLKEEKIDLSQNLGVLNSKNGLQKELHEINSSYIIPTCTCSFDFSHKCNSTDHCNESEMFIGQLEKLEVWQIENIDGQRSPPLPRTGIKQDTGQEKALNTNQVVLKASFLEQKLKDVLVQAVSPNNYHIKQKPLEKSNTMKETSDTEQFSSTANFGDLAEKNPDESENGEVAISNVIQHQEGPESADNTVLSTESRCELSKETRHPHDSSVPPAAPTKALPVPKPRKPRNPGLIRQNCIETFVDEKTDKSELLLNEPDRLVKCSQIKSLNVSIHAQSVSYTRKSSETPELPDTDSAPQTVEKPVTPDVLCNHFPSFEQDKASEISGNVEDEACKQSNIETESENTTATEQNRNFIRCSTLTLSLPKQLKLSCDVQLSVANSPAVVELKNGDKKLPLKAERSPRVAPKKPQRHSLPAAGLLKKDLSAELNETSPSATVEKSNPEFTDHLQGQQQEKPTWKLPHPIVPFLGNPESLKNGSAQNVSCTAPHISLGKTRAKSFSSADMERSEISPKTGQKKNSLRKFLGMKLAVKMFDFPKFFTKGSQSLDRGTAVGNISLEGNEADGELNPGSLEGDRKSKPVKSLSAESHSPVSQKHGMKLKDQFEMQSSRPAKWDLVDEPEGPCLQTSEEGSSPTHSLTSQGSAVEYENLPYYEEIPEYMNLPFLHASGNRTPQSPAFGWQNSSSLEDSETSIYEVQEPYEPARSYVTYRQKNIYRRPSQDKNPDLEDVHSDEEEVSNSSDEEDASSASSKGEFDLLEGSQHDELGGKNTKVVHIAKEIMSSEKVFVDVLKLLHIDFRDAVAKASRQIGKPVIEDRILNQILYYLPQLYELNRDLLRELEERMAHWNDNQRIADIFVKKGPYLKMYSTYIKEFDKNVALLDEQCRKNPVFAGVVKEFEMSPRCASLALKHYLLKPVQRIPQYRLLLTDYLKNLIADSTDYRDTQAALIVVIEVANHANDIMKQGDNFQKLMQIQYSLNGHPEIVQPGRVFLKEGTLMKLSRKVMQPRLFFLFNDGLLYTTPVQSGMYKLNNMLSLAGMKVSKPTQEAYQNELNIESVERSFILSASSATERDAWLEAISKAINDYTKKRITFSASKSEEADPVEVESDTPLGSKAPIWIPDPRATMCMVCTCEFTVTWRRHHCRACGKIVCQGCSSNKHSLEYLKNQPARVCDHCFRELQKNDKQSSPKVLSPTSKSPSSALSSVLHSIPSGRKQKKIPAALKEVSASTEDSSMSGYLYRSKGNKKQWKHLWFVIKNKVLYTYAASEDVAALESQPLLGFSVKDERSDHNPQFQLYHKNTLFYIFKADEPHTAQRWLEAFQEATVL from the exons aTATAAAGAAGCCACCAGTGGCCCCCAAACCCAAGTTTGCTGTGACCCAGAAGCCTCTTCCTCCACCAGTTGCACCCAAGCCAGATATTGTTCTGTCACATTCTGCCCCTTTGCCGAAGAAAACTAAGCCAATAGTAGCCCCAAAACCAAGACTTCCGAAAAGCTCTTCTTTTCCTGAAGTGAAACCTTGCCctcaaaaaaacaataaaaatctaaAGGAAGAGAAGATTGATTTGTCACAGAACTTGGGTGTCCTTAATTCTAAAAATGGCTTGCAGAAAGAACTACATGAGATTAATTCCAGCTATATCATACCAACATGCACCTGCAGCTTTGATTTCAGCCATAAATGCAATAGTACGGACCACTGCAACGAAAGTGAAATGTTCATTGGTCAGCTGGAAAAGCTGGAGGTCTGGCAAATTGAAAATATTGATGGACAACGGAGTCCTCCTCTTCCACGGACAGGAATCAAACAAGACACTGGCCAGGAAAAGGCTTTGAACACGAATCAGGTGGTCCTGAAGGCCAGCTTTTTGGAACAAAAGCTCAAAGATGTTTTGGTCCAAGCTGTGTCGCCTAATAATTATCACATAAAGCAAAAACCTCTGGAGAAATCCAATACCATGAAAGAGACTTCTGACACTGAACAGTTTTCATCCACAGCTAATTTTGGTGATCTTGCAGAAAAAAACCCTGACGAATCGGAGAATGGTGAAGTGGCCATTTCCAATGTGATTCAGCATCAAGAGGGACCAGAAAGTGCCGACAACACAGTCCTATCAACTGAGAGTAGATGTGAACTAAGCAAGGAGACCAGACATCCGCATGACTCTTCAGTACCACCAGCTGCACCGACTAAAGCTCTTCCAGTGCCAAAACCCAGAAAACCAAGAAATCCTGGTCTTATCAGACAAAACTGTATTGAAACATTTGTGGATGAAAAAACAGATAAGAGTGAGCTATTGCTAAATGAACCAGATAGACTCGTCAAGTGTAGTCAAATAAAGTCCCTAAATGTTTCTATTCATGCTCAGAGTGTTTCGTATACCAGAAAGAGCAGTGAAACTCCTGAACTGCCTGACACAGACAGTGCTCCTCAAACAGTTGAAAAACCTGTGACGCCTGATGTGCTATGTAATCATTTTCCATCATTTGAACAGGACAAAGCTTCTGAAATATCTGGGAATGTGGAAGATGAAGCTTGTAAACAATCCAATATAGAAACTGAAAGTGAAAACACCACTGCGACTGAGCAAAATAGAAATTTTATCCGCTGTAGCACTTTGACTTTGAGTTTGCCCAAACAACTCAAACTGTCTTGTGATGTGCAGCTGTCTGTAGCAAACAGCCCAGCTGTTGTAGAATTGAAAAATGGCGACAAGAAATTGCCTCTCAAAGCAGAACGGTCCCCGAGAGTGGCTCCAAAGAAGCCCCAAAGGCACAGTTTGCCAGCAGCAGGCTTGCTGAAAAAAGACTTATCGGCAGAGTTGAACGAGACGAGTCCCAGTGCAACAGTAGAAAAAAGCAATCCTGAATTCACAGATCATTTACAAGGGCAGCAACAGGAGAAACCAACATGGAAGCTGCCTCACCCAATTGTACCCTTTTTAGGTAATCCTGAATCTTTAAAAAATGGCAGTGCTCAGAATGTTTCTTGCACTGCTCCTCATATCAGTCTTGGAAAAACCAGGGCAAAGTCATTTTCATCAGCAGACATGGAAAGATCTGAGATCTCTCCCAAAACAGGCCAAAAGAAGAACTCTTTAAGGAAGTTCCTGGGCATGAAGCTTGCTGTGAAAATGTTTGACTTTCCCAAGTTCTTTACCAAGGGGAGCCAGTCGCTAGACAGGGGCACAGCAGTAGGAAATATCTCTTTGGAAGGAAATGAGGCAGATGGTGAGTTAAACCCAGGCTCGCTGGAAGGTGATAGGAAAAGCAAACCAGTTAAATCACTCTCTGCTGAATCACACAGTCCTGTGTCCCAGAAGCATGGGATGAAACTGAAAGATCAGTTTGAAATGCAGAGTAGCAGGCCTGCCAAATGGGATTTAGTGGATGAACCCGAAGGCCCTTGTTTACAGACCTCTGAGGAGGGGAGTTCACCGACGCATTCATTAACAAGTCAAGGATCAGCTGTTGAATATGAGAACCTGCCTTATTATGAGGAAATCCCTGAATACATGAATTTGCCTTTCCTACATGCTTCTGGAAACCGCACCCCACAGTCTCCGGCTTTTGGCTGGCAAAATTCCAGCAGCCTGGAAGACTCGGAGACAAGCATATATGAGGTACAGGAACCTTATGAACCCGCGAGGAGTTATGTTACCTACAGGCAAAAGAACATATACCGCAG acCCTCGCAGGACAAGAATCCTGATCTGGAGGATGTCCACTCTGACGAAGAGGAAGTCAGTAACAGCTCGGATGAAGAAGATGCCAGCTCAGCCTCCAGCAAAGGAGAGTTTGATCTGCTGGAAGGAAGCCAG CATGATGAGCTAGGAGGCAAGAACACGAAAGTTGTCCACATCGCCAAGGAGATCATGAGTTCAGAGAAAGT gtttGTGGATGTTCTCAAACTCCTTCATATT GATTTCCGAGATGCTGTGGCTAAAGCCTCCCGGCAGATTGGGAAGCCTGTGATTGAGGACCGGATACTGAACCAGATTCTCTACTACCTTCCCCAGCTGTATGAGCTGAACCGGGACCTGCTGCGGGAGCTGGAGGAGCGAATGGCTCACTG GAATGATAATCAAAGGATAGCTGACATCTTTGTGAAGAAGGGACCATACCTCAAAATGTATTCCACGTATATCAAAGAATTTGATAAGAATGTGGCATTGCTGGATGAGCAGTGCAGGAAGAACCCTGTGTTTGCTGGAGTTGTGAAGGAGTTTGAG ATGAGCCCGCGCTGTGCAAGCCTGGCACTCAAACATTACCTGCTAAAACCTGTGCAGAGAATTCCACAGTACAGACTGCTGCTCACAG ATTACTTGAAAAACCTCATTGCAGATTCCACAGATTATAGAGATACACAAG CTGCTCTTATCGTTGTCATAGAAGTGGCCAATCATGCAAATGACATCATGAAACAAGGG GATAACTTTCAGAAGCTCATGCAGATCCAGTATAGTTTGAACGGTCACCCTGAGATTGTTCAGCCGGGAAGG gtttttctcaaggaagGAACCCTGATGAAGCTCTCCCGGAAAGTCATGCAGCCCCGACTGTTCTTTCTG TTTAATGATGGCCTGTTGTATACCACCCCTGTACAGTCTGGAATGTATAAACTAAACAACATGTTGTCGTTGGCTGGAATGAAG GTTAGCAAACCAACCCAAGAAGCCTATCAGAATGAGCTGAACATAGAAAGTGTGGAACGCTCGTTTATTCTGTCAGCCAG CTCTGCCACAGAGCGGGATGCATGGCTGGAAGCCATTTCAAAAGCAATTAATGACTATACCAAGAAGAGAATTACATTTAGTGCCAGCAAAAGCGAAGAG GCTGATCCAGTGGAAGTGGAGAGCGACACCCCTCTTGGATCCAAGGCTCCCATCTGGATCCCAGACCCCAGGGCCACCATGTGTATGGTCTGTACCTGTGAGTTCACTGTCACCTGGAGGAGGCACCACTGCAGAGCCTGTGGGAAG ATTGTGTGTCAAGGCTGTTCTTCAAACAAACACAGCCTTGAATACCTCAAGAATCAACCTGCCAGAGTCTGTGATCACTGCTTCAGAGAGCTTCAGAAGAATG ATAAACAATCTTCACCCAAAGTTCTGTCCCCTACCAGCAAGTCTCCATCGAGTGCCTTGTCTTCCGTTCTCCATAGCATTCCTTCAGGACGAAAGCAAAAGAAAATCCCAGCCGCCCTGAAAGAA gtgtctgCAAGCACTGAAGACTCTTCTATGAGTGGCTACCTGTACAGGTCCAAGGGTAATAAGAAGCAATGGAAACATCTATGGTTTGTCATCAAGAACAAAGTATTATACACCTATGCTGCTAGCGAG gaTGTGGCTGCTTTAGAGAGCCAACCCTTGCTAGGATTCAGTGTGAAAGATGAGCGATCTGATCATAATCCACAATTCCAGCTCTATCACAAAAACACCTTGTTTTACATCTTCAAAGCAGATGAACCTCACACTGCCCAAAG gTGGTTAGAAGCTTTCCAAGAAGCCACTGTCCTCTAG